The sequence TTCAGCCTGCGTTTCCTGAGCTATGATCACCGGTGCCGGAACGTATTCAAAGGCCACCGCTACTGTCCCGAAGCGCACCTTGTCGTCGTCGGATACGCTGATCGCCTTGCCGTATGCAATACGCTCGTCGTTGACGAACGTTCCGTTCGTTGACCCCGTATCAGCCACGGCAAGCTTGCCGTCAGCTCCTATCGCGAGCGAGGCGTGCGTCTTCGAAACGCTGGTGTGATCTAGGATCAGGTCGTTGCCGCCGGTGCGGCCGACCGCACGGCTTTGGCCGGGAGGGAATTTCAACTCAACTTCTCTATCCTCACCGTTGTGCTGGAATCGGGCGATGTATCCCGGAGCGGCAACCTCTGGCTCGGCAACCTTTTCGATTATCTCCGAGAGATTCATCGCGGGCACCGTGACATTCATCTCGACGTCGCGGTCCTCATCAGTGAACTGCTCAAAGCTCACCATGAGTTTTACGCCCTGAATGAAATAGTCCGGTTTGACGTCCATGGTCACCGGTGCGTAGGTGTAATAAAGTGAGTCGTTGATGTGGTCGACGGTTGCCACCAGCAACTCGCTCTCCAACGCCGCAAGGGCACTCTCGGCGTCCGATGAGAAACGATCCCATTGCATGCGCAGCTTGATATTGTGAGGGACGACCACGCCCTTGCCGGGAACGTCCTTGGCCTCAGCATCCAACAACTTCTTTATCCGCTCGATAAGCTCGCTAGTGGCGATGCTGCTTGATGGCGTCCAGCGCCGTCCGGTAAAGCGATCGACGGTATCGCCAATGCGCGTGAGCACACCACGCACCAGCCAATCTGCCGAAAGCCCTTTCTTTGGAACTGATCGCTCTTGAGTCACGTCAGGCCTTTAATCGAGTACTTCTCGAATATTAACTGAACAGCAAAGCAAAAAAAAGTAATCAAAGCATTGCGTTGACTGTGTTCAAACAGTTACAATAGTGTTGGAAAAGCTTGAGCATTGATCTTTTCCTATCATAGGGCTCCCTATATCGTGAAATTATGGATATTGATTTTTCAAGAATCTTGACACTCTTTTGAGGAAATTCCATGGTTCTATGAGTCGACTTGTTTTCCCAAAAAAACACCCACAACGCGAAGGTGGCTTTTCAATGACCGAGTTAATGGTGGTCGTCGCTGTTCTCATCATAATGGCCGCCATTTCTATTCCGTATCTTGTCAATTATAGGAAGGTCTATCGGTCGGACGATCAGGCGATCAGAATGATGGATATGATGCGTGAGGCGGGACAACTCGCGCTCACTCGCCGTCGTTCCGTGCGCCTTGAGATCGATCTGACTGACAATGCAGTCTTGATCATCGACGAACGAGGAACAGGCGCGTCCGACGACGAGTTGGTCAAGATGGTTCCACTAGATCAGGCATCCGACATTAGGGTGGACGTGATTCCCAACGGCGTCAGTAAACCGAATCCCCCGAATTATGCTGATGCTGCTTACACGATCGACACCACTGGCCACAAACGCGGGAGTACGACGGTAATAGGACATTCAGTTTGGGCTACCCGGTATCAAAGTGACGGATCGGTCGTCAATGGTGCGGGCAATCCGGTCAGTGCGAATCTTTACGTATGGCCACCCGTCTCCGGCGGCAGTTTGACGCCTCGCAACAAACTCGAGGTTCGAGCTATCACAATCTTCGGCGGCAGCGGGGCGATCCGGTACTGGAAGCACAATGGTACGACTTTTATCGCGACCTGATGACGAACCGCATTATGAAACAACCATCACAAGCCGGCTTCTCCTATATTGACGTTATGATCGCGATCGTGATCCTCACGATCGGGATCCTTGCATTGATGGCCGGCATGTCGGCAGCGGTTCTGCATGCGAAGGGCCAAGATCAACAAATGATCGCCAAGCAAACTGCCGCTTCTACAATGGAGTCGATCATGTCGGTAAAGGAGACCGATCCGGATCGTATGGGGTGGACCAAGATCGGCAATGTCGGGACCAATCCGATCAACGGTGTGCCGCAGGGCATCTTCGTGGCAGGCATGCAGAATGTTTTTCCGGATGCGGGGCCTGACCAGATACTCGGAACGTCGGACGATACCGGGACTCCGTCGGTCAGCCTGCAACGCGAGATAGTGATTACGGATCAATGTGACCCTGACCGTCCCTCTTACAACTGTCCGATACCGGGCCCGTCGGCGGTGCGCATCCGATCGGTTCAAGTCAAGGTCAGATACTTCGTTGGTTCTCTCGCGCGTGAGGAGCAATTGACGACGGTTCTAACCGATTATGCAGTCGAGAATTAAGAATATGGACAGACCTCGTATTACCCGCGCCGGCCAAGGTGGCTTTTCGCTTCTCGAACTGATCATTGCAATGGTCGTGTTTACGATTGTCACCGGTTCCATCTTTGGGTTGTTACAGGTTGCTCGGCAAAGTCGAACTGTTGTCAGCGAGAATACCTCGCTCAGCAAGAACGTCAGGCTCGCACTGAATCTCCTGGGTCGGGATACGTATAATGCGGGTTACGGATATCCGCTGCGAAACACGGTTGTGTTGCCTGACAATCGTGTGTCTGCTCTGCTCGCCATCCCGAACGACATTGATACCTCGCGTGACACCGTTCCGCCGATCATTGCCGGTAACAACATAACCGTCAACACCTACAATACTGTGGCCGGCGTCCGCACTGACCAGGTAACATTTCTTTTCAAGGACACCACATTCAATCCTGATGCGGGCGGCGTTTCGCAGCCTCTGAATATCAATGCAGCGACCACGAGTGGCACTGGTATTGACGAGATCGTTCCCATCTCGGGCAGCAACGGGGTGTGTCGGCGTAACGATATCTATCTGGTTACGGGGGCGAACGGTTCGACACTGGGTGTTTCTACAGCTCTTCTGGGGACGAACAAGGTCCAGTTTGCAAATGGTGACGTTCTTGGATTTAACCAGACTGGGAGTTCAGGCCCGTTGCGCGGCATAGTGACGCCGGCGGCAATGCAGCGCGTGATCATGGTGACCTATTTTGTTACCGGCGACGGGACGCTTACACGCCGTGAGTACGCAAACGTCCCGCCTGTCGGTCTGCCGATAGGCGTTGTCGATGAACCGTTGGTTTACGGCGTAGAGGACTTCCAGATCGTCTATCTAATGGATGACGGGACTACATTGAATAATCCGTCCGCAGGCCCCGATGGTATTGCTGGCACGGCGGACGATACGCCGGCGAATCTCGCAGCCGTTCGGCAGATCCGCTACACGGTCAAGGTTCGGTCGACCGAGAAGAACGCCGCCGACCAGTTTTACCGTTTGGACATGAGCTCCACATTCAGTACCAGGAATTTAGGTTACGACGCTAACTAGCAAACAGGGAAGGTCAAGATGAACGCGCAATATTCTGCAGATGTTAGGGGATCCGGTGAGCGAGGCTCGGCGATAGTCATTGCTCTTTTTGTGCTGGCGCTGATCACGGTCTTCGTCGCCTTAGCTTTATCGCGTACGTCGGCCGAGGCCTTTGCCGTTGGTAACGAGACGGCCGAAGCTCGTACATTCTATGCGGCTCAGGGCAGCCTTGAGACCATGACGCGGAACTTCAACAAGGTGTTTGAGGTGAAGCTGAATCCGACGACGGCCGATATCAACAGCATCAGGAGCGGAGGAGTTCCCGGACTCTCAAACTACACATTCAATCAGGAACTCGATCCTACTTCGACCCGGCAGACGGTCGTGTTGAGTGGCGGGCCGTTTAGCGGGCTTTATGCGATCCGTGACAACTGGCGGCTGCGCACAACGGCGACCGACAATCAGGGAGTTCAGGCCCAGTTGACGCGAAACATCCTTAACAGCCGCATTCCGATCTTTCAGTTCGGCATTTTCTTTGAGGACGATCTTGAACTCTTCCGCCCGCCGAGATTCTCATTTGGGGGGCGCGTTCATTCCAACCGAAACTTTTTCGTCTCGCCCGGCAACGACGGCGTCTATTTTGATTCAAAGGTGACCGCTGTCGGTGAGATCGTTACCGAGACATGGCGTAATTGGTACACAGGGGATTCCTACGAGGGCACCTATATCAAAAATGCTTCAGGGGTAAACAAGCAGCTGCGTCGGTCGATGGGCAGCGTGCTGAATACCTCTGAGGGGGCGGCTAACAACATCTTTGCGTCGCAGCCGGACATGCCGCCGAGCAGGGCGAACAGCAGTTTTGCAACACAGGCGGCGATATTTGACGGCAACCTGCAGCATCATGTGCCGCGGCTTATCCTGCCGATCAAGGTTGGCTACCCGAACGACCTTGATCGCCTCGTTGAGTTGATAAAGCGGCCTTTGAATGTTGCAACCGGGAGCGGTGGCGACCTCTATCAGGACTCCAGCGGCAATCTGGCACCCGTCGTAAATGGTGCTCAGGACGACGACATCATGCGTTCGGAGCGTTATGCGAACAAGCCCGGGATCCGTATCAGTCTGGCAGACAGCAAGGCGAAACTTCCGGGCTGCGCTTCCGGCAGTGGAACTGCCGCCGTCACCGGGCCGTGCGGCATTCGCCTCGACGGCAACCGCGATCCTGGGAACGATGGGGCCGAACCGAGTCCGTCTCCGGCCGCGATGGCAGATCGTGTCCGTGGTTATGAACCAAGACCGATGAAGACTTCGACAAGCGACACGGGTTTCAACTACAAACCAACGCGCCTGAATGGCGAGCGGTTCTATACGCAGGGCATGATGCCGTCTGGGCGGACACAGCAGGTGTGGATAAAGGTCGAGCTGGTATCGATCAATAGCACGACACTTATCCCTGAGACCATAGACATCACGCAGGATTTTCTGAGCCTTGGTGTTACGGAGGAGGTTCCGAACTCGATCACGATGACCCACGCCGGTTATACATCGGGAACCAAGGAAAGCTCGATCAATGGAACCGCGACCAGTCCAAGCACGAATCTTACCAGTACGAGCGTTCAATCGGCCTCCACCTATCCCGACAGCCGGTCGGTGATCAAACTGCAGCGGTTCATGATACCCGGTCCGGCGATTCCGGGTGGGAGCAGCGTACTCTATTCTTATGGCTCCGAGAATGTCGTGCGGAGGTTCACGGCCGTAG is a genomic window of Chloracidobacterium sp. containing:
- a CDS encoding FHA domain-containing protein; translated protein: MTQERSVPKKGLSADWLVRGVLTRIGDTVDRFTGRRWTPSSSIATSELIERIKKLLDAEAKDVPGKGVVVPHNIKLRMQWDRFSSDAESALAALESELLVATVDHINDSLYYTYAPVTMDVKPDYFIQGVKLMVSFEQFTDEDRDVEMNVTVPAMNLSEIIEKVAEPEVAAPGYIARFQHNGEDREVELKFPPGQSRAVGRTGGNDLILDHTSVSKTHASLAIGADGKLAVADTGSTNGTFVNDERIAYGKAISVSDDDKVRFGTVAVAFEYVPAPVIIAQETQAEEGEPSGETVEIDGFEFRGREGPESSQETDDQSDAEGEPVTVTAVASAAPLTADNETETNITVARSAEQDDDEAPETVTSLTE
- a CDS encoding prepilin-type N-terminal cleavage/methylation domain-containing protein, with protein sequence MDRPRITRAGQGGFSLLELIIAMVVFTIVTGSIFGLLQVARQSRTVVSENTSLSKNVRLALNLLGRDTYNAGYGYPLRNTVVLPDNRVSALLAIPNDIDTSRDTVPPIIAGNNITVNTYNTVAGVRTDQVTFLFKDTTFNPDAGGVSQPLNINAATTSGTGIDEIVPISGSNGVCRRNDIYLVTGANGSTLGVSTALLGTNKVQFANGDVLGFNQTGSSGPLRGIVTPAAMQRVIMVTYFVTGDGTLTRREYANVPPVGLPIGVVDEPLVYGVEDFQIVYLMDDGTTLNNPSAGPDGIAGTADDTPANLAAVRQIRYTVKVRSTEKNAADQFYRLDMSSTFSTRNLGYDAN